The Candidatus Firestonebacteria bacterium RIFOXYD2_FULL_39_29 genome includes a region encoding these proteins:
- a CDS encoding imidazole glycerol phosphate synthase subunit HisF, whose translation MKKNYLAKRIIPCLDVKNGEVVKGIKFLNLVKAGDPVKAALEYDRQGGDELVFLDITASHEKRKTIIDVVRKTASKIFIPLTVGGGINRIEDIRALLKAGADKVSINTAAVLNPGLIKKASKIFGSQCIVVAIDAKRRGKNKWEVYTHGGRNATGIDAVKWAKKMTAFGAGEILLTSMDADGTKKGYDIPLTKAVSEAVNIPVIASGGAGNVKHMVEVLKKGKADAVLAASIFHYKTHTVATVKKQLKRNGVLVRI comes from the coding sequence GTGAAAAAGAATTATTTAGCAAAAAGAATTATTCCTTGTCTTGACGTAAAAAATGGAGAAGTAGTAAAAGGAATAAAATTCTTAAATCTTGTAAAAGCCGGTGACCCCGTCAAGGCTGCTCTTGAGTATGACAGACAGGGAGGGGATGAACTGGTTTTTCTTGATATCACAGCTTCTCACGAAAAAAGGAAAACTATAATTGATGTTGTAAGAAAAACTGCTTCAAAGATATTCATTCCATTAACAGTAGGCGGCGGTATCAACAGGATAGAGGATATAAGAGCGCTTTTAAAAGCAGGAGCGGATAAAGTATCCATAAATACGGCTGCAGTGCTAAATCCCGGACTCATTAAAAAAGCGTCTAAAATATTCGGGAGCCAGTGTATAGTGGTCGCAATAGATGCAAAACGCAGGGGCAAAAATAAATGGGAAGTTTATACTCACGGTGGAAGGAATGCCACAGGTATAGATGCCGTAAAATGGGCAAAAAAAATGACAGCTTTTGGTGCGGGAGAAATACTTCTGACCAGCATGGATGCGGACGGAACAAAAAAAGGTTATGATATTCCTCTGACAAAAGCCGTCAGTGAAGCCGTAAACATTCCGGTAATAGCCTCAGGCGGCGCCGGTAATGTAAAACATATGGTGGAAGTCCTGAAAAAAGGCAAAGCCGACGCGGTACTGGCCGCAAGCATTTTCCATTATAAAACGCACACGGTAGCAACGGTAAAGAAGCAACTGAAGCGAAACGGAGTATTGGTTAGAATATAA
- a CDS encoding imidazole glycerol phosphate synthase, glutamine amidotransferase subunit, with the protein MGNLMSVSKALASVYPDVRVTASKSIINNADAIVLPGVGAFEDAVKHLNKQGISKVIKENITAGKPFLGICLGLQLLFTKSEENGCFEGFDVIKGTVKKFPAKINLKVPQIGWNKIFIKQKSPMMKGLKEGSFVYFVHSYFGVPEDKNLVCTETVYGVKFASSVCFDNVFASQFHPEKSQKVGLKILKNFVELTKCS; encoded by the coding sequence ATGGGTAATTTAATGAGTGTCTCTAAAGCGCTTGCTTCCGTTTATCCTGATGTGAGGGTAACAGCAAGTAAATCAATTATCAATAACGCTGATGCCATAGTTTTACCAGGTGTCGGTGCTTTTGAAGATGCGGTAAAGCACCTTAACAAGCAAGGTATAAGTAAGGTTATAAAAGAAAATATAACTGCCGGGAAACCGTTCCTCGGTATCTGCCTTGGTTTGCAATTACTTTTTACGAAAAGTGAAGAAAACGGCTGTTTTGAAGGATTTGACGTAATAAAAGGGACAGTTAAAAAGTTCCCCGCTAAAATAAATTTAAAAGTTCCTCAAATAGGCTGGAACAAAATATTTATTAAACAGAAATCCCCGATGATGAAAGGGCTTAAAGAAGGTTCTTTTGTTTATTTTGTACACTCCTATTTTGGAGTGCCTGAAGACAAGAATCTTGTTTGCACGGAGACAGTTTATGGAGTAAAGTTCGCTTCGTCTGTGTGCTTTGATAATGTTTTTGCCTCGCAGTTTCATCCGGAAAAAAGCCAGAAGGTTGGCTTAAAAATACTTAAGAACTTCGTGGAGTTGACAAAATGCTCATAA
- a CDS encoding histidinol dehydrogenase, whose product MKIFRYYDIIERKALEKYIKGAESGNKSALKTAMKIIEEVRKGGDKAIFYYSRKFDKFKANKNNIRVKETEINNAFKKTSKNLISALKIAKSNIEKYHLKQLDKGFKIRTSYGKLGMKVLPLASAGIYIPGGKAVYPSSVLMNVIPAKIAGVSRIVMCTPAINGKVNPVILAAAKICGVTEIYKIGGAQAIAAMAYGTDTVKPVDKITGPGNAYVSAAKQLVFGKVGIDSLAGPSEVLIVAGNGDNADYVAADMLAQAEHDEEARSILVTDSMIFAGKVMFSLFKEREFRIRKNIIAEALKKSFIVIVDKLKDAVEISNLVAPEHLELIANKAVIDAKKYTNAGAVFLGSNSPVALGDYIAGTNHVLPTNGSSRFSSPLGVYDFTKRQSTVEVSKKGIAKLAVNLKTMAMAEGLEAHANSVTKRL is encoded by the coding sequence TTGAAAATATTTCGTTATTATGACATAATCGAGAGAAAAGCGCTGGAAAAGTATATTAAAGGTGCTGAATCCGGTAATAAATCTGCCTTAAAAACGGCTATGAAAATAATAGAAGAGGTTAGAAAAGGCGGAGATAAAGCCATCTTTTACTATTCCAGGAAATTTGATAAATTTAAGGCTAATAAGAATAATATTAGAGTAAAAGAAACTGAAATTAATAATGCTTTTAAAAAGACATCAAAAAATTTGATCTCTGCCTTAAAAATCGCAAAATCAAATATAGAAAAGTATCATCTGAAACAGTTGGACAAAGGATTTAAAATTAGAACTTCTTACGGCAAATTGGGGATGAAAGTCCTTCCTTTGGCATCAGCCGGAATTTATATTCCGGGAGGGAAGGCGGTATATCCTTCTTCCGTACTTATGAATGTTATTCCTGCGAAGATAGCGGGAGTTTCCCGTATTGTAATGTGCACTCCTGCAATTAACGGCAAGGTAAATCCTGTAATTCTTGCAGCAGCTAAAATATGCGGAGTTACGGAGATATATAAAATTGGAGGCGCTCAAGCTATAGCTGCAATGGCTTATGGAACAGACACGGTTAAACCTGTGGATAAAATTACAGGTCCGGGAAATGCGTATGTATCCGCGGCAAAACAGTTGGTTTTTGGAAAAGTTGGAATTGACAGTTTGGCAGGTCCTTCAGAAGTATTAATAGTTGCCGGTAACGGAGACAATGCTGATTATGTCGCAGCAGATATGCTTGCGCAGGCAGAACATGATGAAGAGGCCAGGAGCATACTTGTTACTGATTCAATGATATTTGCAGGAAAGGTTATGTTTTCTTTGTTTAAAGAAAGAGAATTTCGTATTCGTAAAAATATAATAGCGGAAGCGCTTAAGAAATCTTTCATTGTGATTGTCGATAAGCTGAAGGATGCGGTAGAGATCAGTAATCTTGTAGCGCCGGAACATCTTGAACTGATTGCTAATAAAGCTGTGATAGATGCAAAAAAATACACAAATGCTGGAGCGGTTTTCCTTGGATCAAATAGTCCGGTGGCATTGGGAGATTATATCGCGGGGACAAATCATGTACTGCCTACTAACGGCTCTTCAAGGTTTTCTTCTCCGCTTGGTGTCTATGATTTTACGAAAAGACAAAGTACTGTTGAAGTAAGCAAGAAGGGAATAGCTAAGCTTGCAGTTAATTTGAAAACTATGGCTATGGCAGAAGGACTGGAAGCGCACGCGAATAGTGTGACTAAAAGATTATAG
- a CDS encoding anthranilate synthase component I, with the protein MNLNLTFKEFKKKAKKGCLVPVYAEIFADLETPVSAFKKLESPYSFLLESVEGGERIARYSFIGSNPEKIFRSRNNNVEVIKSGKSFKYTSSKDALFELKNELGKFKVAKTPGLPPFTGGAVGFISYDMVRYFEKLPDKNADEINSPDIYMLIASTLVIFDHVKHTIKIVSNVSSEGNLTANYRNAAKRISAVISKLKKPLKDDARDIKAAGGNISELKSNMTKKEYCESVLKAKDYIKAGDIIQMVPSQRLSADIKNVDALNLYRTLRIINPSPYMYYLKFKEFKIVGASPELFVKVEDGAVTTRPIAGTRKRGANAAEDEKLVAELLKDEKEKAEHVMLVDLARNDLGRVCKYHTVNVNEFMIIEKYSHVLHIVSNVVGKLQIGKDAFDVIRACFPAGTLSGAPKIRAMEIIDEVEKVRRGPYGGLIGYFGFSGNFDSCITIRTLVIADNKLHVQAGAGIVADSNPVLEYEESMNKAKAVISAINLTKRGL; encoded by the coding sequence ATGAATTTGAATTTAACTTTTAAAGAGTTCAAAAAGAAGGCAAAGAAAGGCTGTCTCGTTCCTGTTTATGCTGAAATATTTGCTGATCTTGAAACCCCTGTTTCCGCGTTTAAAAAACTTGAAAGTCCTTATTCGTTCCTTTTGGAAAGCGTGGAAGGCGGGGAAAGAATAGCAAGATATTCCTTTATCGGTTCGAACCCGGAAAAGATATTCAGGTCAAGAAATAATAACGTTGAAGTTATAAAGAGCGGTAAATCATTTAAGTATACTTCTTCAAAAGACGCTCTGTTTGAATTAAAAAATGAGCTCGGAAAGTTTAAAGTAGCTAAAACCCCGGGACTTCCTCCTTTTACAGGCGGTGCCGTGGGTTTTATTAGTTACGACATGGTCAGGTACTTTGAAAAACTTCCTGATAAGAACGCGGACGAGATAAACTCACCGGATATCTACATGCTCATCGCAAGCACTCTGGTTATCTTTGACCATGTAAAGCACACTATTAAGATAGTTTCAAATGTTTCGTCTGAAGGTAACCTGACCGCTAATTATAGAAATGCCGCGAAAAGGATCTCCGCTGTAATTTCTAAACTGAAAAAGCCGTTAAAGGATGATGCCCGGGATATAAAAGCAGCCGGCGGAAATATTTCAGAGCTTAAGTCGAACATGACCAAGAAGGAATACTGCGAAAGCGTGCTTAAGGCGAAAGATTACATTAAAGCCGGTGATATTATTCAGATGGTCCCTTCCCAGCGTTTATCTGCGGATATTAAAAACGTAGATGCTCTTAATCTTTACCGGACGTTGAGGATTATTAATCCTTCACCGTATATGTATTATCTGAAGTTCAAGGAGTTCAAGATTGTCGGAGCTTCTCCGGAATTGTTTGTAAAGGTTGAAGATGGCGCAGTCACGACAAGACCGATAGCCGGTACAAGAAAACGCGGAGCAAATGCTGCGGAAGATGAAAAACTTGTCGCGGAGCTTTTAAAAGATGAAAAAGAAAAAGCAGAGCATGTAATGCTGGTTGACCTGGCAAGAAATGATCTGGGCAGGGTTTGTAAATATCACACGGTAAATGTAAATGAGTTCATGATTATAGAAAAATACTCTCATGTCTTACATATTGTTTCAAATGTGGTCGGAAAACTCCAAATAGGTAAAGATGCTTTTGATGTGATCAGGGCTTGTTTTCCTGCAGGCACTTTAAGCGGGGCTCCGAAGATCCGGGCTATGGAAATTATTGATGAAGTGGAAAAGGTCAGGAGAGGACCTTACGGCGGGCTTATCGGGTATTTTGGTTTTTCCGGTAATTTTGACTCCTGCATAACTATCCGCACGCTTGTCATCGCGGATAACAAGCTGCACGTGCAAGCCGGAGCGGGAATTGTTGCCGACTCAAACCCTGTTTTAGAATACGAAGAAAGCATGAATAAAGCAAAAGCTGTTATATCGGCCATTAACCTGACCAAGAGAGGGCTGTAA
- a CDS encoding anthranilate/aminodeoxychorismate synthase component II (TrpG; with TrpE catalyzes the formation of anthranilate and glutamate from chorismate and glutamine; TrpG provides the glutamine amidotransferase activity), with protein MILMIDNYDSFTYNLVQYLGELGEKLVVFRNDKITIKEIERLKPERIVISPGPKSPREAGLSNEIILHFAGKVPILGVCLGHQCIGHVFGGEVVRAKRLMHGKTSAIYHNNKGVFKGLPNPFEGTRYHSLIVKRETLPACLEITAQTKEKEIMGLKHKKYNIHGIQFHPESILTKSGKALLKNFLKV; from the coding sequence ATGATACTTATGATAGACAATTACGATTCCTTTACTTATAATCTTGTACAGTACCTTGGAGAACTCGGGGAAAAACTCGTGGTCTTCAGGAATGACAAGATAACGATAAAAGAAATAGAAAGACTGAAACCGGAACGTATTGTTATTTCCCCGGGACCTAAATCCCCGAGGGAAGCCGGTTTGAGCAATGAAATAATTCTTCACTTTGCAGGAAAAGTACCCATACTCGGTGTCTGTCTCGGGCACCAGTGCATTGGCCACGTCTTTGGAGGAGAAGTGGTGCGCGCCAAGCGCCTTATGCACGGAAAAACATCCGCGATTTACCATAATAACAAGGGCGTCTTCAAAGGATTGCCAAATCCGTTTGAGGGTACCAGATACCATTCGCTTATTGTTAAAAGAGAAACTTTGCCTGCTTGCCTGGAAATTACCGCCCAAACCAAAGAAAAAGAAATAATGGGCTTAAAACATAAAAAGTATAATATTCATGGAATTCAGTTCCATCCTGAATCTATACTGACAAAATCGGGAAAAGCTTTACTAAAAAATTTCCTAAAGGTGTAA
- a CDS encoding 5'/3'-nucleotidase SurE: MKPNILITNDDGINAGGIKALEKILKNVGLVYVVAPSQERSAAAHSISFNHPLRVNFIDKYHVAVDGTPTDCAMFGCYGLLKREKPDLLVSGINHGVNLGDDITYSGTVSAALEGTLLGVPSIAFSMQYGKRFNFLLAAGFIRKICCNVIKKGLPENTFLNVNIPNCRKINGVEIVRQGKRIYRDKMTKKTDPRGKSYYWLGGKQPGFIREHGTDFSAIENKKIAVTPLKFDFTNYNVLDDLKELINFKK, translated from the coding sequence ATGAAACCAAATATACTAATTACAAATGATGACGGTATTAACGCAGGCGGGATTAAGGCACTTGAAAAGATTCTAAAGAACGTTGGTCTTGTCTATGTTGTTGCTCCCAGCCAGGAAAGAAGCGCAGCTGCTCACTCAATCAGCTTTAATCATCCTTTAAGGGTCAATTTTATAGATAAATACCATGTAGCGGTAGATGGTACACCTACTGATTGTGCTATGTTTGGTTGCTATGGTTTATTAAAACGCGAAAAACCTGATCTTTTAGTATCCGGCATAAATCACGGAGTAAATCTTGGTGATGATATTACATATTCAGGGACCGTTTCTGCGGCATTAGAAGGCACGTTGCTTGGTGTTCCTTCTATTGCTTTTTCAATGCAATATGGAAAGAGGTTTAATTTTCTTCTGGCCGCGGGTTTTATCAGGAAAATATGCTGCAATGTAATTAAAAAAGGACTTCCTGAAAATACATTTTTAAATGTCAATATACCAAATTGCCGAAAGATTAATGGTGTCGAGATTGTCAGACAAGGAAAGCGAATTTATCGGGACAAGATGACAAAAAAAACAGATCCCCGGGGAAAGTCTTATTATTGGCTTGGAGGGAAACAGCCGGGGTTTATTAGGGAACATGGTACTGATTTTTCTGCTATTGAAAATAAGAAAATAGCGGTTACACCTCTAAAATTTGATTTTACCAACTATAATGTGTTGGATGATTTAAAAGAATTGATAAATTTTAAAAAGTGA
- a CDS encoding anthranilate phosphoribosyltransferase, which yields MIKESLAQLIEKHHLSVNDAAKVMEEIMSGHANHMHIAAYLTALRMKGEAVDEITGSAQVMRKNAILIRTKHKNAIDMCGTGGDKSDTFNISTIASIVVAAAGVPVAKHGNRAVSSRCGSADLLEGLGIKIELPADKLGYCLDEVGFAFLFAPLMHTSMKHVAPVRKELGFRTIFNILGPLSNPARVKAQVVGVYNRLLAEPMVEVLKALGHEKAMVVHGMDGLDEITLTTDTFVAELKDGKVDTYYISPGDLKFKLRAASELKGGSLSDNIKITYDVLNGVEGAQKDMVLINAAAALIVGGKASDMAQGVEIARQAIDSKAALKKLEELKNFTNRR from the coding sequence ATGATAAAAGAATCCCTGGCACAACTAATAGAAAAGCATCATCTTTCCGTTAATGACGCGGCGAAGGTGATGGAAGAAATAATGAGCGGGCATGCCAATCATATGCATATTGCCGCTTACTTGACAGCGCTTAGAATGAAAGGCGAAGCGGTTGACGAAATCACGGGTTCTGCTCAGGTTATGAGAAAAAACGCGATTTTAATCAGGACAAAACACAAAAACGCTATTGATATGTGCGGTACAGGCGGAGATAAAAGTGATACTTTTAATATTTCCACAATAGCGTCTATAGTTGTAGCGGCAGCGGGAGTTCCGGTTGCCAAACACGGTAATAGGGCAGTTTCCAGCAGATGCGGCAGCGCGGACCTCTTAGAGGGACTTGGAATAAAAATTGAACTCCCTGCGGATAAACTGGGTTATTGCCTGGACGAAGTAGGGTTTGCATTCCTTTTTGCTCCTTTAATGCACACTTCAATGAAACATGTAGCGCCTGTCAGGAAAGAACTCGGATTTAGAACGATATTTAACATACTGGGGCCTCTTTCGAATCCTGCAAGGGTAAAAGCCCAGGTGGTAGGGGTTTACAACAGGCTTCTTGCAGAACCGATGGTTGAAGTGCTTAAAGCGCTCGGTCACGAGAAAGCAATGGTCGTCCACGGTATGGATGGTCTGGATGAGATAACTCTAACGACGGACACTTTTGTGGCGGAACTTAAAGACGGGAAAGTTGATACCTATTACATTTCTCCGGGAGATTTAAAGTTTAAACTCCGCGCTGCTTCAGAATTAAAGGGAGGGTCTCTTTCGGATAACATAAAGATTACCTACGATGTCCTGAATGGCGTAGAAGGAGCACAGAAAGATATGGTGCTTATTAACGCTGCCGCCGCGCTTATAGTCGGAGGGAAGGCTTCTGATATGGCGCAAGGCGTAGAAATAGCCAGGCAAGCAATTGATTCAAAAGCCGCTCTCAAAAAATTGGAAGAGTTAAAGAATTTTACGAATAGAAGGTGA
- a CDS encoding phosphoribosyl-AMP cyclohydrolase — protein MPSKALKLKFNQDGLIPTIVQDHKTGEVLMLAYMNDESFKLTVKTKKVHFYSRSRQKLWCKGESSGNIQRLKGIYLDCDLDTVLVKVEQVGGAACHTGHRSCFYSKYNNGKLKICGKPIFDPKKVYKK, from the coding sequence ATGCCCAGTAAAGCGCTTAAATTGAAATTTAATCAAGACGGTCTTATTCCTACTATCGTACAGGATCATAAGACAGGGGAAGTATTAATGCTTGCTTATATGAATGATGAGTCTTTTAAACTTACTGTAAAGACAAAAAAAGTCCACTTCTATAGCAGGAGCCGTCAGAAGCTTTGGTGTAAAGGTGAATCTTCCGGAAACATCCAAAGGCTAAAAGGGATATATCTTGATTGTGATCTCGACACGGTTCTTGTGAAAGTAGAGCAGGTAGGCGGGGCGGCTTGTCATACCGGTCACAGGAGTTGTTTTTACTCTAAATATAACAATGGTAAGCTGAAAATATGTGGCAAACCTATATTCGACCCGAAGAAGGTTTACAAAAAATGA
- a CDS encoding 1-(5-phosphoribosyl)-5-[(5-phosphoribosylamino)methylideneamino]imidazole-4-carboxamide isomerase: MLIIPAIDVRKGRCIRLAQGNVRDETVYSEQPVSVAKLWQLNGAKMIHLVDIDGAITGTPKNLATIFKIVRAVKIPVQMGGGIRDMETLEKVFDGGVERAILGTSAVVASLDFLKEAYAKYKDRIVVGIDAKRGMVAVKGWKEITNKRALAIAKEVQEVGIKEIIYTDIEKDGMLCGPNFKSIKEIANAVKIGVIATGGIAGIEDVEHLLAMEKYGVTGMIIGKALYTGKVDLKAAIKLAKEYRPEARRLTKKTKKQKKGRK, from the coding sequence ATGCTCATAATACCCGCAATAGACGTAAGAAAAGGCAGATGTATAAGGTTAGCTCAAGGGAATGTAAGGGATGAAACCGTTTACTCCGAGCAGCCTGTTTCAGTTGCTAAGCTCTGGCAGTTGAACGGTGCAAAAATGATTCATCTTGTTGATATCGACGGGGCAATAACGGGAACACCTAAGAACCTCGCAACAATATTTAAAATTGTAAGAGCTGTGAAGATCCCTGTTCAAATGGGAGGAGGTATTCGAGATATGGAAACCTTGGAGAAGGTTTTTGACGGCGGAGTTGAAAGGGCGATTCTTGGTACTTCTGCCGTAGTAGCTTCGCTGGATTTTCTTAAAGAGGCTTATGCTAAATATAAAGACCGTATTGTTGTAGGTATAGATGCGAAACGCGGTATGGTAGCGGTAAAAGGCTGGAAAGAAATTACAAATAAAAGAGCCCTTGCCATTGCAAAAGAAGTTCAGGAAGTAGGTATAAAAGAGATAATATATACTGATATAGAAAAGGACGGGATGCTTTGCGGTCCCAATTTTAAATCAATTAAAGAAATCGCAAATGCCGTTAAAATCGGGGTAATAGCTACCGGAGGAATTGCCGGAATTGAAGATGTAGAACATCTTCTTGCTATGGAAAAATACGGTGTAACCGGGATGATAATCGGAAAAGCTTTATACACCGGAAAAGTTGACCTTAAAGCGGCAATAAAACTTGCAAAAGAATACAGGCCGGAAGCTCGCAGGCTCACCAAAAAGACTAAAAAACAAAAAAAAGGCCGTAAGTGA
- a CDS encoding imidazoleglycerol-phosphate dehydratase, with the protein MKKRTKKYKRVTKETNISLDLCLDGEGKYKIDTGIVFFDHMLTHIAKHGGLNLELKAAGDKIPDYHHLIEDVGIALGESFNEALADKKGINRYGFASCPMDEAQVSVSLDFSGRPFLVYDLPLNKKKVGDIDEDTVEEFFKAFAGSASATVHIHTVCGKNPHHLVESAFKSFGRALKDAVKHGTKGIPSTKGVL; encoded by the coding sequence ATGAAAAAACGAACAAAGAAGTATAAGCGGGTTACAAAAGAGACCAACATCTCTCTCGACCTTTGTCTTGACGGAGAAGGTAAGTATAAAATTGATACCGGTATTGTTTTTTTTGATCATATGCTTACGCACATAGCAAAACATGGGGGTTTGAATCTTGAACTTAAAGCTGCCGGGGATAAAATTCCGGATTATCACCATTTGATAGAAGATGTCGGTATTGCTCTTGGTGAATCTTTCAACGAAGCGCTGGCAGATAAAAAAGGAATTAACCGTTACGGTTTTGCCTCCTGCCCTATGGATGAAGCTCAGGTTTCTGTTTCTCTGGATTTTTCAGGCAGGCCATTTCTGGTTTATGATTTACCTCTGAATAAAAAGAAAGTCGGGGATATTGACGAGGATACAGTCGAGGAATTTTTTAAGGCTTTTGCAGGAAGTGCTTCCGCAACGGTGCATATACATACAGTTTGCGGGAAAAATCCGCATCACCTTGTGGAAAGCGCTTTTAAATCATTTGGGCGCGCTTTGAAAGATGCGGTAAAGCATGGGACAAAAGGTATTCCTTCAACAAAAGGTGTCCTCTAG
- a CDS encoding tryptophan synthase subunit beta, whose amino-acid sequence MMPDKNGYFGKYGGTFVPETLMPALEELKKEFFKAIKDKNFKAELKRFLSEFAGRPTELYYAEKLTEYMRGPKIYLKREDMTHTGSHKINNCIGQALMALRMDKKRIIAETGAGQHGVATATVAARFGLKCDVFMGSEDCKRQALNVYRMKLLGTNVIPVESGTKTLKDALNEAMRNWVSNVDNTYYMLGTVAGPHPYPLMVRYFQKVIGEEARRQIIVKEGRLPNYIIACVGGGSNAIGIFHPFFNDKKVRFIGVEAGGRSMKPTMNSASISAGTPGSLHGSYTYLLQDKDGQVLNTHSIAAGLDYPAVGPEHSYYKDIGRAEYSPIMDKDALKAYDLLSKIEGIIPALESSHAVAYVIKHIKRFKKTDLLIINLSGRGDKDVGRLL is encoded by the coding sequence ATGATGCCGGATAAGAACGGGTATTTTGGAAAATATGGCGGGACTTTTGTTCCTGAAACACTCATGCCAGCTTTGGAGGAGCTTAAAAAGGAATTTTTCAAAGCAATCAAGGATAAGAATTTTAAAGCTGAGCTAAAACGCTTTCTTTCTGAGTTTGCCGGCAGGCCTACAGAGCTTTACTATGCGGAAAAACTGACAGAGTATATGCGTGGTCCAAAGATTTACCTAAAAAGAGAGGATATGACCCATACCGGCTCCCACAAGATCAATAACTGTATCGGACAGGCCTTAATGGCTCTTAGAATGGATAAAAAGCGTATTATAGCTGAGACTGGAGCGGGGCAACATGGGGTTGCGACAGCTACAGTCGCGGCAAGATTTGGGCTAAAATGCGATGTTTTTATGGGTTCTGAGGATTGTAAACGTCAGGCGCTTAATGTTTATAGGATGAAGCTTCTAGGAACTAATGTAATTCCGGTAGAATCCGGGACAAAAACACTAAAAGATGCCTTAAATGAAGCGATGAGAAACTGGGTTTCAAATGTTGATAATACTTATTATATGCTTGGAACGGTGGCGGGTCCGCATCCTTACCCTTTAATGGTCAGATATTTCCAAAAGGTGATAGGAGAGGAGGCAAGAAGACAAATTATCGTTAAAGAAGGACGGCTTCCAAATTACATTATTGCTTGCGTCGGCGGCGGGAGCAATGCTATCGGAATATTTCATCCGTTTTTTAATGATAAAAAAGTAAGATTTATTGGGGTTGAGGCGGGTGGTAGGAGTATGAAGCCAACTATGAACTCTGCAAGTATAAGTGCAGGTACACCAGGTTCTTTGCATGGGTCGTATACCTATCTTTTGCAGGATAAGGATGGACAGGTTTTGAATACCCATTCAATTGCAGCCGGTTTGGATTATCCGGCGGTTGGTCCTGAACATAGTTATTATAAAGATATAGGGCGGGCTGAGTATTCTCCAATTATGGATAAGGATGCTTTAAAAGCCTATGATTTACTATCAAAAATAGAAGGGATTATTCCGGCCTTGGAATCAAGTCATGCTGTAGCATACGTTATTAAACATATCAAAAGATTCAAGAAAACAGATCTTTTGATAATCAATCTTTCCGGGAGAGGCGATAAAGATGTCGGCAGGTTACTCTAA